In the genome of Limibacillus halophilus, the window AAATGCACAATCGCTATCTTGATAGATTGAAGGTGCTGTTCTTATCGCTTGAAACGTCGCGTGATCAGCGCCGGTTCAAACCCTGGCGGCTTTCAGGATTTCCTTGGCAAGTGCGGCAATCTCTTTGGCCGCCTTGCTGCTCGGCTGCACCTCATTGACCGCACGGCCCTCCGCAAGCGCGGCGGCGAAAACGACGCGATTGCCGACCCGTGACTTCGCGACCTGGGCACCAAAGGCCTTCATCTCGGCCAGCATCTCGTCGGTCAAATTGGCGCGCGGCGGCACTCGATTCAGCACAAGGAGCACAGGCACTTTCTCCCCGGCGGCCATTTCGAGAGTGGGCCGCGTCGCCCAGACATCCATCGGCGAGGGCTGAACCGGGATCACCACCAGATCGGCGGCGCGAACCGCCACCCTAGCCTCGGTCTCGGCATGCGGGGGACTGTCGATCAGCACAACATCATGAGAAGCCGCCAGCTTGTCCACCTCATTGCGGGTCCGCCAGCCCTTGACCTGATTGACCAGCAATCCCGCGCCCGCGTCGCCCAGTTGCTGTTCTCGCAAGCGGTACCACATGGTCAGCGATTGCTGCGGATCTATATCCACCACCGCAACCTTCTTGCCCACACGGGTGAAGGCGACGGCGAGAT includes:
- the parA gene encoding ParA family partition ATPase, producing the protein MTATVITVAQQKGGAGKTTLAAHLAVAFTRVGKKVAVVDIDPQQSLTMWYRLREQQLGDAGAGLLVNQVKGWRTRNEVDKLAASHDVVLIDSPPHAETEARVAVRAADLVVIPVQPSPMDVWATRPTLEMAAGEKVPVLLVLNRVPPRANLTDEMLAEMKAFGAQVAKSRVGNRVVFAAALAEGRAVNEVQPSSKAAKEIAALAKEILKAARV